Below is a window of Streptomyces sp. NBC_00223 DNA.
GTGGAGACGGACTGCTCGTCGTGGTAGATGGTGAGGTTGGGCACGCTGGAGATGAGGTTGCTGTACCCCCGGGTCCCCGCTTCCTCCGCGAACTGGCCCGGCGCGGCGCCGTTGGCGCTCTGCCACTCGCCGTGCGCACCGCCGTCGGCCACCTGTTGCCAGCCCCGGCCGTAGAACGGGAAGCCGATGGTGAGCTTGCGCGGGCTCACTCCGGCGTCGAGGTAGGCCTGCACGGCGCCGTCGATGCTGAAGTCGTTCGGGTACGGCGACTGGGCGTCGGGGTAGAGGTTGGACTGGTCGCCCGTGCGGTTGGGCTCCCAGGAGTTGTCGCTGCCCGAGCCGTGGAAGTCGTAGCCCTGGACGTTCTCGATGTCCAGGGACTTCGAGACCTGCGGCAGGTCCCACCCGGCGGCGATCTTGTTGGGGTCGCCGGGGGTGAAGGCGGTGAGCAGCTTGTGGTCGCCGCCGAGCGCGTCGAGCTGGGTGCGGAACTCGGCGAGCAGCGCGGTGAGGTTGGCCTTGTCCGACGTGCTCCAGTGGTTGCCGGGGTGGCCGTCGGGCGAGCCGGCCCACTCCCAGTCGATGTCGAAGCCGTCGAAGATGCCGGCGGCGACACCCGGGCCGCCCCCGCCCTCGTACGCGGGCAGGTTGCCCTTGATGTACATGTCGATGCAGGAGCTGACGAACTTCTTGCGGGAGGCGTCGGTGGCGGCCACGTTGGAGAAGTACTTGGAGTACGTCCAACCGCCCAGCGACATCACGACCTTGAGCTTCGGGTACTTGGCCTTCAGCTCCTTGAGCTGGTTGAAGTTGCCGCGCAGCTTGCCCCAGCCGTCGTCGGCCTGGCCGTTGACCGACTGGGAGGCGGGGAAGGCCCGGCCGTAGTCGGCCTCGGCGTCACCGGCGCCGTCGCCCTGGTTGGGGTCCTCCGGGTCCGCGGTGGTGCCCTTGGTCACGCCGTTGAGGCAGGTGAGGTTGACCGGGTCGATGTTGCCGAACGCGTAGTTGATGACGTCCAGCTTGGCCGCGGCGCCCGAGGTGTCGAGGTTCTTGACGAAGTACTGGCGGCCGTAGATGCCCCACTGCACGAAGTACCCCACCTTGGCGTAACCGCCGTCGGCCACCGGGTCCTTGGTGGTGACGGAGACCGCGTTACTGGCCGGCGAGGGGTTGTCGGCGAGGTCACGGGCCTTGACGGTGAAGGAGTAGGCGGTGGCGGGGGCCAGGCCGGAGACCGTGGTCGTACGGGTGTCGGCCGGGAGGGACGTCACGAGCGCGGTGCCCCGGTAGACGTCGTAGGCGGCCACGCGGTTGTTGTCGGTGGCCGCGTCCCAGGAGAGCTGCACGGTGCTGGAAGTGACGGTGCCGGCCCGCAGATTGCCCGGCGCGGTCGGCGGGACGGTGTCGGTCGCCGGGTCGAAGGTCGTCGCGGTGACGGGGCCACTGGCCGGCCCGAGGTTGCCGCGGGTGTCCTTGGCCCGGACCGTGAACTGGTAGGACGTCGCCGGGGACAGGTCCTGGACGGTGGCCGAGGTGGTGGCGCTGGAGGTCACCACGCTGCCGCCGCGCAGCACGTCGTAGGAGGCGACGGGGAAGTCGCCCTTGGCGGCTGCGGTCCAGGACAGGGTCACCGTGTGGGCGGTGGCGTCGGCGACCGTGACTCCGGTGGGCGCGTTGGGCGGTACGGCGGGGCTGCCGTCGCACTTGTCGCCGTTGATCAGACAGCCGGTCGGCGCGGTCTGCGGGCCGGAGGCCTGGAAGGTGTAGCTGTACGGGTACGTGGACCCGTTCGCCGCGACCGTGGAGTTGTAGTAGGCGGGCGAGACGACGACGTGCGAGCCGCTGACCGTACTGGTGCCGTACATCTCGCTGGTGATCGTGACGCCGGCCGGGAGGTCGAACTCCAGGGTCCACCCGTTGACGGCGCTGGAGGTCCCGTTCTTGACGACGTAGGTGCCGGACCAGGACGAGCCGCTGCCGGTGCTGCTGAACTGCGCGGTGAGCGGCCCGGCGGCCTGGGCGGCGTGGGCGCCCAGGCCGGTGAGACCGGCCAGCGCCATGGCGATCGTCGCCAGTCCGGCGGCGAGCCGCTTGCGCACGTGGGCCAAGGACCGCGGGGGCCGGGGCGGTTGTGGGGATCTGAGTCCTCTGGACACGTCTCTCCTTGATGTGGGGGGATGCCGACACGGCCCGTCGCCGGGCCGTGGATCGCAGAGGTGTGTCGTACTGCCCAGGGCACCGGACGCCTCTGCGCTGTCGTTTACCGCGCTCTCAGGACAGCGGAGAGCCCCCTTGCATGACAATGCACCTGTCAAAGATTGGACTATACCAATTCGCTTGGAGCGGCCGACTCCGACGGCGTTGCCGCTGCTAGAAGAGGACTAGACCAATTTCGGGAATTTTACCTTCCCGTGATCCCGCCGACCCCGTCAAGGCGAGCCGCCGCACCCGCGTACGTACGGCCTCGCCCACCACTCGCCGCCCGCCACCCGCCACCCGCCACCCGCCACCCACGGAACGGATCACCGCACCCGGTCGAGCTTGTCGATCCGGGCCTTCACCATGCGCCGCGGCGGGGGGGTCGGGGAGTCGACGGATCGGAGGCGCGGACGGAGGGGGCTACGTCGGCGTGTTCGGGCTGGAGCTTCCGCCCGTGGGGCGGGGCGGGAATCGCCCGTGGCGTACGGGCGGAATCGTCATGGGTGCGTCGTCGGCCGTCACCGACGGCCGACGCGCGCGAACCGGGACGCCCGCGTGAACGGCGCCGCTACTCAGGGGGTTTGTGCGCGAACACCCAACGGTTGCCCGCCAGCGCGTCGTTCGGCTCCGGCAGCGGGCCCCGGCCGTGCCGGCGGCTGAAGTCGAAGGGCGAGTGGACCGACGCGGTCCAGCCCCTGTCCCTCAGTTCACCGGCCGAGTCGGGCCGCGGTTCCCCGTCGAACAGCGCGAGCAGATCGACGCCGATCTGCTCCCTCGCGGCGGCGTAGACCGGATTGGTGTGGGCCCCCGGTGTGTTCCAGCCGAGCTTGATCTCGAACGCCATGGCGGTGCCGCCACCGCTCAACCGGTCGACCGTGGCGATGAGTTGCCGCTCGGCGACATGCGGAAGGTAGAGCAGCAGCCCCTCGGCCAGCCAGGCGGTCGGAACGGCCGGGTCGAAGCCGGCGTCGGTGAGCGCCCCGACCCAGTCGTCGCGCAGATCGGCCGCGATCGGTACGCGTAACGCCTTCGGGACGGCGCCCAACCCGCCCAGCACATCGCGCTTGAACGCCATGACGTCCGGCGTGTCGACCTCGAAGACCGCGCAGTCCCGCGGCCAGTCGAGCCGGAACGCCCTCGTGTCCAACCCCGCCCCGAGCAGCACCACTTGGCGGATGCCCTCGCCGACCGACCGGAGGAGGAAGTCGTCCAGGACCCTGGTCCGCAGACCGAAGTAACGGCCCAGCCGTCCCCACAGCGGATTCCCGTCCCCGTCCGGCACGTCCTCGGGACGGACCGGCCAGTCGGCGGACGCCCGCGCGGCGCGTACGAAGTGCTCCGCGTAGACGTCCCGTGCCAGGGCGTCGGGGCGGTGGGCCTCGATGGCCCGCGCCGCGGCGACCATGAGCGCGGTCCTGCCGACACCGGCCGCCACACCCGAGTCGACGCCCACGGCGCCGGCGTCGACGCCCACCGCGCGCCCGCCGGGCTCCGGGTCCGCGACTGTGCCGCCCGCGTCGTCGCCGCCCGCCGCACCGGAGTTCAGACGCGCTGTGCCGACCATGTCGCCTCCTCCTCGGTGAGCCGCGACCACAAGGCCGACCGGTCGTGGGTCGTCGTACGGGCGCCGTACACACGGGTCATGTATCCAAGAATCTCCGCGTCCGGCAGGTGCAAACTCGTCGTGCAGTCCGTCAGCACCGTCACATGGAAGCCCTTCTGGAACGCGGTGCGCGCGGTCGAGTCCACACAGACGTCGGTGAACAGGCCGACGAACACCAGATGCCCGATGCCGCGCCGGACGAGATGCTCCTCGAACCCGTCGCTGAGGAAGGCGTCGAAGCAGGCCCGTTTGGTGAAGACCGCCTCGTCCGGCGCGGGCGCCACCTTGTGGAACTCGGCGCCCCACGTCCCCTCGCGGCACTTCGGCTCCTTGCCCAGGACGAGGTCCCGGCGCCGCCAGCTCGGCCCCTGGTGCTCGGTGTCCCCGGTGAACCGGACGAAGACGACCTCCGTACCGAGGTCCCGCGCCGCCTCGACGGCCCGCGCGGCGTTCGTCGTCACCGCGTCCAGCCGCGCGGGGTCGCCGCGGTACCGGGCGAGGGCCACCGGGCTCGCGCAGAAGTCGTTCTGCACGTCGACGACGACCAGCGCCGTCCCCTCCCGGGCGGTCATGAGCCGGTGGCCAGCGGAGATCCGGCCACGGTCAGCCCGCCGTCGCCCCGGGGCCCCGGCACCTCGTCCCTCAGCGGCTCCAGCGCGTCGAGAATCGCGTCCACCACCTCCGTGGTCGAGTGCCGCCCGCCGAGGTCCGGCGTGGCGATGCCCCTGTCCACGACGGCCTCCAGCGCCCGTTCCACCACGCGCACCGCGCCCGCGCAGCCCGCGTGCCGCTCCGCGATCGCCGCCGCGGCCCGTACGGTCGCCACCGGATTGACCGTGTCCCGCCCCGCGAGGTCGTCGGCCGAACCGTGCACGGTCTGGTACTCGACCAGCCCGGCCACGTCCGGGTGAAGATGGACATTCTCCGTGCAGCGGTTCTCCTGCCGCTCGGAGCCGAAACGGTCGAGCAGGACCACATGCATGATGTCGGCCCACTCGTTTCCGGCGATGATCAGCGTGCGGGCCGAAGGGCCGTACTCGATCAGATTGCGGTTCACCGTGTCCGGCTGGAAGAGCTTGATCTCCACCCCGTGCCGCGCGGAGATCTCCGCCACCCAGTCGTCGAGAGCGCGGTCCAGCAAATGGAATTTGTAGGCCATGACGATCTGGTCGATCCGGCCGTCCGGCCATTCCCGCCCGGCCCGTTCCAGGGCGAACGCGATGACCTTCTCGGTGATCTCCCGGCTGAAGGTCGTCGTACGGGTGACCAGGCCAGGGGAATGCTCGTTCTCACCGGTGTAGAAGCCCTGGGCCTCGTCCCTGACCAGCAGCAGCGAGGTGTCCCCGGCGGCGATGACGTCCACCTTCACCGCCTGCAACCGCTGCCGTACGAGGTACAGCGACTGGGCGTTGATCGCCGTGCGGAAGATCGCCGTGGTGCCGAGGTCCGCCCGGGTCCGGCAGAAGCGCTCGTAGTGCTCGGCGTCCTCCCGCGTCAGCTCGCGGACCCGCTCGATCCCGCTCTCGGCCTTCAGCGACACATACGAGTGATAGGTCCGCGGCGACCGCACGACGTCGATTCCGACCGAATACAGCCGGCCGATTCCGTCCAGGACCCTTTCGAAGACGGCCGCGAGTTCCGCTCCCGTTCCCCGTCCCACAGCAAGTCCGATGGCAGGGTTCACCATGCTGCTCACATCACCTCAGTCCCCAGAGACGCGTCATTCTTCTTCCGGTCGTCGTCGCTCACGGGTTTGCGCGGAGGAAATTCAGGAATGCCCGAATATCGCCCTTCCCGTCCGGTCGCACACCGGAGCGCGGCGATTCCCTCACTATCCGGCCGACGGCCGACACGCTTATGGGGAAGCCGGTCCGGTTCACCCGAAGGGGTGAATTCCAGATATCCGCGCATAAGACGCGGCCGCGCGGTTCCGGACGCGTACACGGTGAGCCGCGAAAAAGCGGCCGGGCGGGCCGCCGGACGCGCTACGAGTGGCTGGGCAACGGGGCTCCGGCGCGCATGGGAATGCCGCGGAAGGTCTGGACGATGATCAGCAGGGCGCCGAGCGTCACGCACTGATCGGCCAGATTGAAGGTCCCGGAGTCGCCGATCCGGATGAAGTCCAGGACGGCACCGCGGCCGAAGCCGGGGGTACGGAAGATGCGGTCGGCGAGGTTGCCGCCCGCGCCCGCGAAGAGCAGGCCGAGCCCGACGGCCCAGCCGGGGGAACGTACGGCGGGCGCCACGCGGGCGATGAAGACGAGCACCGCGCACGCCAGGAGTGTGAAGACCAGGGTGGCGCGGGGCGCGAACGAGCCGGCCGCGCCCGAGTTGCGGAAGGCCGCGAAGGTCACCGCGCCGCCGAACGCGTGCGTGGGTTCCCGGCCCTCGACGACGACCGCGGCGATCGCCTTCGTGCTCTGGTCCACCGCGAGCCCGATGGCCGCCGTCACCCACAGCAGATACGTCCGCCGCACCGCACACCTCCCGGTCCCCTGCCCCGCCTTCCACCGAGCGTACGCGCCGCCCGCCGACGGCCAAGGGGGCGTACCGCCGAGGAGACCCGGATCACCCGGCGCGACGGCGGGGGTACGGCGGGGGACGTACGGCGGGAGGCGCCGGGGACGTACGGCCGGGGGTACACCGGGAGGTACTGCGGCAGCGGACGTACGGCGGACGGCGGGGCGGACGGCATGGCGGCCGTCCGCCGAGACGGCGGGGCGGACGGCATGGCGGCCGTCCGCCGAGACGGCGGGGCGGACGGCATGGCGGCCGTCCGCCGAGACGGCGGGGCGGACGGCATGGCGGCCGTCCGCCGAAAGGGTCAGCGGGGGTCGGCGGGGGTCAGCGCGGGTCGCCGGAGGTCAGTAGCCCCCGCCGCCGGACGACGGCTTCTGCGACGACTTCGAGGTGATCGCCTTGCCGTTGCCGCCCAGGACGTACCACTTGGCGCCGAAGTTGTTGAGCCCCTGGCCGTTGGTGTCACCGGCCTTCTTGTCGCCGGCGAAGCGGTAGAGCGGGTGGCCCTTGTACGTCACCTGCTTGGTGCCGCCCGAGCGGTTGGTGGTCGAGAGCAGCTTGCTCTGGACCCCGGAGCCCGCGGTCGGCTTCCCCTTGACGGTCAGCGGCGGCCACGCCTGGGCGCAGGCACCCGTGCAGGTCGACTTGCTGGTCTTGTCGGCCTCGAAGAGATAGAGGGTCAGGCCCTTGGCGTTGACGAGGATCTTGCCCAGCGACTCCGACTTCGTGGAGACCGTCGCCGTGGTGGAGCTCGCCACGGCTTCGGGCGCGTACGCGTCGCTGGAGGACTTCGGGGCGGCGGCGGCCCCGGTGCTGGACGAGCTGTTGGTGGTGCCGGTGGAACAGGCGGTCGCCGCGACCGCGACGAGTACGCTTCCGGCGACGGCGGCGAAAGTTCTGACGTGCCTCACGAGGACTCCTCTGATCCGTCCGCCCTGGACGGGCAGCCGACGGCCCGCGCTGATCGGGGCCGCCCGTCCCCACTACACAACGGCGTCCACGGTCCGGCCACGCGGCAGAGCCGTCCGGGGAGCGGCCCGGGGAGCGGCCTGGGCGCGAAAATCACCGGGCACAGCCGATCTCCGCCGCGTCCGGAGCCACCCCTTCCCGCCACGCCGAGCAGACCGAGGAAGATAGAGGTACGTTTTATAGAAGTACGCTTCTCTATTCTCCCGAACCGCTCAAGGACCGGCGGCCCACCGCGAAGGATGTGTCCGTGCTCAAACCCGCCGAGATGTTCGACCGTGACTACGAGTGGTCCGCTCTGACCCGATTCATCAGCGACCCCCAGCCCGGGGCCACCCTCGGTGTGGTCTCCGGGCGGCGACGCCAGGGCAAGACCTTCCTGCTCGACGCCGCATGCCGCGCGGCCGGAGGTTTCTACTTCGGGGCCACCGAGGCAGCCGACACCGAGTCGCTCCGACGTCTGAGCACGATGCTCACCGCACACGTCCGGCCGCCCAGCCCCTTCCACTTCGCCGACTGGGCGGAAGCGATCGACGCCCTACTGGCGCTCGGCGCCGAACGGCCGGTGCCGGTGGTGATCGACGAGTTCCCGTACCTCGCCAAGGCCAACCCGGAACTCCCCTCGATCATCCAGGAGGCATTCCGGCCGCTGCGCGAAGAGCGCACCGCGTCCCGTGCCCGGCTGCTGCTGTGCGGTTCGGCTCTCTCCTTCATGGGCAAGCTGCTGTCGGGCAACGCGCCTCTGCGGGGACGGGCGGGGCTCGAACTGCTCGTACGGCCCCTGGACTACCGCCTCGCCGCGCGGTTCTGGGACATCACCGATCCGCAGCTGGCCATGCGGGTCAACGCGATCGTCGGCGGCACCCCCGCCTACCGCCGTGAATTCGCCCGCGGGGACTCCCCCAGCGGCCCGGAGGACTTCGACGACTGGGTCGTGCGCACGGTTCTCAACCCCGAGACGCCGCTCTTCCGCGAGGCCCGCTATCTGCTCGCCGAAGAGCCGGATCTACGGGACACGGCGCTGTACCTGAGCGTCCTGGCCGCTGTCGCGGATGGCAACAGGACCCGGGGCGGTATGGCCGGCTATCTGGAGCGCAAGGCAACGGATGTCGCCCACCCCATCAACGTCCTTGAAGACGCCGGGCTGTTGCACCGGGATGCCGACGTCTTCCGCGAGAACCGGCCCACGTACCGCATCGCCGAACCGCTGATCGGTTTTTACCACGCCGTCATGCGGCCGGTGTGGGACCAGTTGGAGCGGCCGGGAAGCGCGGCGCGGGTGTGGCAGGCCAGCCGACGCCGCTACGTCAGCAATGTCCTCGGTCCGCACTTCGAACAGGTCTGCCGCGACTGGGCCCTGCATCACGCCGACCCCGACCTCTTCGGCGGGCTGCCCGCCCGTGTCGGGCACGGCGCGGTCCACGACTCCGGCACCCATGTCGGACACGAGATCGACGTGGCCGTCGTCGGCATCGCCGACGGTGGAAAGCCGCCCCTGCTGGCCATCGGCGAGGCCAAGTGGAACGACACGATGGGAATCGCCCATATCGAGCGGCTCCAGCACATCCGTACGCTCATCGCCCGGACCGGGCGCTACGACACCACGCGCACGCAACTCCTCTGCTTCAGCGGGGCCGGTTTCAACGGCAAGGCGCGGACGGCCGCAGAAACCGCCCCTGACCTTCACCTCATCGATCTCACGACGCTCTACGGGCAGATGTGAGCCGTCAGCGGCGCCCGGGCGCCGGGACATCCGATGGCGCAGCCGGGAGCGCGCCGGTCCGTCAGGCCGGCGGCCGGACGATCCTCGAACTGTGGGTACCGGCCGAGGAGTTGCCGGAGTTCAACCGCCACATCGTCGGCCCGATCCGACTCACCCACACCTTCACTCCGGAGCCGTGACCCGCGACCCGGGCCGGCGACCCGGGCCGACGGCAAATCCGGTGGGGGGTAAAGGGGTTGCGGTACTAGCGCGCTGGGGGCGGACTGCGCACGCGCGGGCGGCGGGGCGGGGCATGAGAAAGCGGCCCGCGCGCGGTGCGCGCGGGCCGGGGTGGGTGGATGGGTAGGTGACGGTTGGGGCGGAGGACGCGCTACGCGTCCGTCTTCTTCGATCGGCGGCCACCCTCGGCGGGCGCCGGACCGTCCGGCGGCTGCCACTCGGGGGCCTGGGCGAAGAAGACATTGATCCGGCCGACGAGCGTGCTGTACTCGGACGGGTTGAGCCCCACCCGGGCCTGGCGCAGCAGCGCCTCCAGCATGTGCCAGCGCTCGTCCACACGGCTCACCGAGCCGTCCACGAACGGTGCGGACTCCTCCTCCCGCTCCTTGGCCACGATGGCGCGCAGCGCGGTCGCGACATCATCGCGGCCGACTGCCTCCAACTGCTCCGGTTGCAGATCGACGACGCGTGCCATCCGGGCCACCGTGTCCGCCGGGCTGCGAAAGCTGACCTTCGAGCCGCCGATGGACTGGTAGCCGGAGACGATCTGCCGCCACCGGGTGTCGCTGATGTTTGCTCGCCGCGCTGCTTCTCGCTGCGAGATTCGTGATGCCACCAGGGCGGTCTTGATCAACTCACCCTCGGGCGGTGCGGCCGGGCGCTCAGTCATAGGACGAGCTTCGCACAACTACGCGCTCCGCGTCCAGTTCTACCCCGCTAGAACCCGAACCTACCCCGGACTGCCTGCGCATATGCACGTCAGTACGAGGCACAGTGCGCGTAGTTCGCACGGACTACTTGTGCAAAAGCGCTAGTACGCGCTAGTTTCTCCACATGACACCCCGCCCCCGCACCCGTCCGAGCAGGCTCCACCAGGAGCCCGAGGCGGTCACATGGGCACGCGAGAAGGCCGGGCTGACCAAGCGCGCCCTCGCCGATCTGGTCGGCATCTCCGAACAGCTCATGGGGGAGATCGAGTCCGGCTGGCGCAGTGCCACGCCGGCCAATCTCACGAAGATCGCCGAAGCGCTGAACTGTCCCCTGGTCGCCCTGGAACGCAAACGCCACACCGGCGGCACGGCCAAGTCCCCCGAGGACACCGGTTGACCGCCGACAGGACCGGGACGATCGCCGATTCCCGCGAACCCGCAGAAATGGCATATGCCAAAGTCGTGAGACGGGGGGTGTGCACCTGGGGGTTATCGGCCATCATGAGACGCGTAGGAATGCGGAGGCCGCAATCTTTAGGCGACAACGGCCTCCGCCGGCCGAACTACCGGTCGCTGACGTGCTGATGGATCCAGACTGCCATCTGGATGATGCACCAGGTCACGCGTAAGCGATCGATACTACGGAGCCTCCTCGGCTTCCGATGTTTCACTCGGTGCTGCTCCGTTCTCCTTACATCCGTACCGGGTGTACGGAGGAGGAAGCAGCGGACGAATGGCCGACCGCTCGTCACATTACGGCGAGCAGCCGTGCCATGTCCGGCAGTCACCGAAATGCCGGTGTCGGCGCAGGTCACCCGCATGCCACCGCGCACCGATCAGGCCGCCAGGCCCCCACCCGCGCACCGACCGACCCGCCGAAGCGCCCACAACGCGCGTCGGCGCGCGCGCCCACGCCCACTCCGAGGCCCCCGGCCGGACGGCACCGAGCCCCATCGCTCAGCCCGCGGCCCCCGCGATCCCCTCCGCCTCGACCGCCATCCGCATCCCGCCCAAGCGGCTGATCGACGCGTCCAGCACATCACCGGGCACGATCGGCCCGACACCGGGAGGCGCCCCCGTGAAGATCACATCACCGGGGTTGAGGGTCATCATGCGCGAGGCGTAGGAGATGATCCGCGGCACCGGAGTGATCAGATCCGAGGTGTTGACCTCCTGACGCGGTTCGCCGTCGCAGGTCAGCCGGATGTCGAAGTCGGCCGGGTCGCCCGCCTCGTCGCTGGTGGTGAGCCAGGGTCCCAACGGGCTGAACGTGTCGTAGCTCTTGCGGCGGGAACGGTCCGCCGGGCTGCGTACGGTGATGTCCAGGCCGATCGTGTAGCCGAGCACATGGTCGAGGGCGTCCTCGACCGCGATGTCCTTGCCGCCGGTGCCGATCACCACGACCAGTTCGGACTCGTGGTGGATCTCGCTGCCCTCGTCCAGCACCGCGCGCGGAAGCACGATGGGCCCGCGCGGTCCGGTGATGGACGACGGCGCCTTGAGGAAGACGTCGAAGTTCATCATCCACGACTCGACCTGCCCCAGCGTGCGCTCCTGCACCGAGTGCATCTCGTCCACGTGGGCCTGGTAGTTGCTGGCCGAGGCGATGATCTTCGTCGGGCCGAGCACCGGCGCCGCCAGCCGTACGGAGTCCAGCGGCAGCCGCGGGCCCGCGTCGGCCGCCGCACCCAGGGCGGGGGCGACCTCGGCGAAGTCCCGGCAGAGCCGGCGCCACCAGCCGGCCAGCAGCGGGTCGGGGTCGTGCGGCCAGGGCAGCGCGTGGGTCACGTCCACCACGGCGTCGCCGATGACGACGCCGAGCCGGTTGTCGTCGAAGAGGGCGAGTCTCATGAGCGCACCTGGTCCTGGTTCGTGGCGGCGGACGTAACCGGAGCAGCCGGGGTGGCCGGAACAGCCGGAGCAGCCGGCGTGGCCGGGGTGAAGACACCGGTCACCGACTGGGGTGCGGCCAGGGTCAGTTCGCGGTAGATGCCGAGCGCCCGCAGTACGGGGCTGTCGCCGATGCTGAACAGGTCGGCGCCCTCCGCGCTGGTGTGCTCGGCGG
It encodes the following:
- a CDS encoding class I SAM-dependent methyltransferase, yielding MVGTARLNSGAAGGDDAGGTVADPEPGGRAVGVDAGAVGVDSGVAAGVGRTALMVAAARAIEAHRPDALARDVYAEHFVRAARASADWPVRPEDVPDGDGNPLWGRLGRYFGLRTRVLDDFLLRSVGEGIRQVVLLGAGLDTRAFRLDWPRDCAVFEVDTPDVMAFKRDVLGGLGAVPKALRVPIAADLRDDWVGALTDAGFDPAVPTAWLAEGLLLYLPHVAERQLIATVDRLSGGGTAMAFEIKLGWNTPGAHTNPVYAAAREQIGVDLLALFDGEPRPDSAGELRDRGWTASVHSPFDFSRRHGRGPLPEPNDALAGNRWVFAHKPPE
- a CDS encoding helix-turn-helix domain-containing protein gives rise to the protein MTERPAAPPEGELIKTALVASRISQREAARRANISDTRWRQIVSGYQSIGGSKVSFRSPADTVARMARVVDLQPEQLEAVGRDDVATALRAIVAKEREEESAPFVDGSVSRVDERWHMLEALLRQARVGLNPSEYSTLVGRINVFFAQAPEWQPPDGPAPAEGGRRSKKTDA
- a CDS encoding signal peptidase II, which codes for MRRTYLLWVTAAIGLAVDQSTKAIAAVVVEGREPTHAFGGAVTFAAFRNSGAAGSFAPRATLVFTLLACAVLVFIARVAPAVRSPGWAVGLGLLFAGAGGNLADRIFRTPGFGRGAVLDFIRIGDSGTFNLADQCVTLGALLIIVQTFRGIPMRAGAPLPSHS
- a CDS encoding isocitrate/isopropylmalate family dehydrogenase, coding for MNPAIGLAVGRGTGAELAAVFERVLDGIGRLYSVGIDVVRSPRTYHSYVSLKAESGIERVRELTREDAEHYERFCRTRADLGTTAIFRTAINAQSLYLVRQRLQAVKVDVIAAGDTSLLLVRDEAQGFYTGENEHSPGLVTRTTTFSREITEKVIAFALERAGREWPDGRIDQIVMAYKFHLLDRALDDWVAEISARHGVEIKLFQPDTVNRNLIEYGPSARTLIIAGNEWADIMHVVLLDRFGSERQENRCTENVHLHPDVAGLVEYQTVHGSADDLAGRDTVNPVATVRAAAAIAERHAGCAGAVRVVERALEAVVDRGIATPDLGGRHSTTEVVDAILDALEPLRDEVPGPRGDGGLTVAGSPLATGS
- a CDS encoding fumarylacetoacetate hydrolase family protein; translated protein: MRLALFDDNRLGVVIGDAVVDVTHALPWPHDPDPLLAGWWRRLCRDFAEVAPALGAAADAGPRLPLDSVRLAAPVLGPTKIIASASNYQAHVDEMHSVQERTLGQVESWMMNFDVFLKAPSSITGPRGPIVLPRAVLDEGSEIHHESELVVVIGTGGKDIAVEDALDHVLGYTIGLDITVRSPADRSRRKSYDTFSPLGPWLTTSDEAGDPADFDIRLTCDGEPRQEVNTSDLITPVPRIISYASRMMTLNPGDVIFTGAPPGVGPIVPGDVLDASISRLGGMRMAVEAEGIAGAAG
- a CDS encoding glycosyl hydrolase family 18 protein, whose translation is MALAGLTGLGAHAAQAAGPLTAQFSSTGSGSSWSGTYVVKNGTSSAVNGWTLEFDLPAGVTITSEMYGTSTVSGSHVVVSPAYYNSTVAANGSTYPYSYTFQASGPQTAPTGCLINGDKCDGSPAVPPNAPTGVTVADATAHTVTLSWTAAAKGDFPVASYDVLRGGSVVTSSATTSATVQDLSPATSYQFTVRAKDTRGNLGPASGPVTATTFDPATDTVPPTAPGNLRAGTVTSSTVQLSWDAATDNNRVAAYDVYRGTALVTSLPADTRTTTVSGLAPATAYSFTVKARDLADNPSPASNAVSVTTKDPVADGGYAKVGYFVQWGIYGRQYFVKNLDTSGAAAKLDVINYAFGNIDPVNLTCLNGVTKGTTADPEDPNQGDGAGDAEADYGRAFPASQSVNGQADDGWGKLRGNFNQLKELKAKYPKLKVVMSLGGWTYSKYFSNVAATDASRKKFVSSCIDMYIKGNLPAYEGGGGPGVAAGIFDGFDIDWEWAGSPDGHPGNHWSTSDKANLTALLAEFRTQLDALGGDHKLLTAFTPGDPNKIAAGWDLPQVSKSLDIENVQGYDFHGSGSDNSWEPNRTGDQSNLYPDAQSPYPNDFSIDGAVQAYLDAGVSPRKLTIGFPFYGRGWQQVADGGAHGEWQSANGAAPGQFAEEAGTRGYSNLISSVPNLTIYHDEQSVSTYGYTGANGQWWSFDDAWSIGKKAAYIKSKHLLGAMIWEMSGDTANGSLLTALNTGLQ
- a CDS encoding COG4315 family predicted lipoprotein, which gives rise to MRHVRTFAAVAGSVLVAVAATACSTGTTNSSSSTGAAAAPKSSSDAYAPEAVASSTTATVSTKSESLGKILVNAKGLTLYLFEADKTSKSTCTGACAQAWPPLTVKGKPTAGSGVQSKLLSTTNRSGGTKQVTYKGHPLYRFAGDKKAGDTNGQGLNNFGAKWYVLGGNGKAITSKSSQKPSSGGGGY
- a CDS encoding AAA family ATPase, which translates into the protein MLKPAEMFDRDYEWSALTRFISDPQPGATLGVVSGRRRQGKTFLLDAACRAAGGFYFGATEAADTESLRRLSTMLTAHVRPPSPFHFADWAEAIDALLALGAERPVPVVIDEFPYLAKANPELPSIIQEAFRPLREERTASRARLLLCGSALSFMGKLLSGNAPLRGRAGLELLVRPLDYRLAARFWDITDPQLAMRVNAIVGGTPAYRREFARGDSPSGPEDFDDWVVRTVLNPETPLFREARYLLAEEPDLRDTALYLSVLAAVADGNRTRGGMAGYLERKATDVAHPINVLEDAGLLHRDADVFRENRPTYRIAEPLIGFYHAVMRPVWDQLERPGSAARVWQASRRRYVSNVLGPHFEQVCRDWALHHADPDLFGGLPARVGHGAVHDSGTHVGHEIDVAVVGIADGGKPPLLAIGEAKWNDTMGIAHIERLQHIRTLIARTGRYDTTRTQLLCFSGAGFNGKARTAAETAPDLHLIDLTTLYGQM
- a CDS encoding helix-turn-helix domain-containing protein translates to MTPRPRTRPSRLHQEPEAVTWAREKAGLTKRALADLVGISEQLMGEIESGWRSATPANLTKIAEALNCPLVALERKRHTGGTAKSPEDTG
- a CDS encoding cysteine hydrolase family protein, coding for MTAREGTALVVVDVQNDFCASPVALARYRGDPARLDAVTTNAARAVEAARDLGTEVVFVRFTGDTEHQGPSWRRRDLVLGKEPKCREGTWGAEFHKVAPAPDEAVFTKRACFDAFLSDGFEEHLVRRGIGHLVFVGLFTDVCVDSTARTAFQKGFHVTVLTDCTTSLHLPDAEILGYMTRVYGARTTTHDRSALWSRLTEEEATWSAQRV